One segment of Setaria viridis chromosome 4, Setaria_viridis_v4.0, whole genome shotgun sequence DNA contains the following:
- the LOC117852479 gene encoding uncharacterized protein isoform X1 has protein sequence MPCALEVIDSRVQSTSHIQCNRSLDQNIGSHFSKGYLICKPVSVHPRNGDTALTIVPLGHDSDWKSAPFFSDNQEVNKVISLTSGDLGTEGLELLSAQPRLPYCLGQLNERNMHDQDDSSKPVSIGNPCGGSNLSQSRQRKTICNSSVAVPPCHVVAKKFSQPVTTILRSDSDILHDDEKPPKRSYRKKGNKKRKHHGRTTRKKLNLASGITFDENTYGVSPVEVLPTNLLVDKFSEITSSASLLVKKAHLGGENNNNYVECGTMLNLCTLGTDEMDGSECAGSSNDAARARLSCTCVPYLNDESNTTDSSEFDGSTFTERGSGEESKSYQKLPCACVYNPDHATIDSFSSKWSNDNSGNYSVHVGASLTMKDENSHDHSQLVASTGLNGARKCQLIRSHLSATHAEDTNNPLESRSCSSKDVTDSCSHTERVQCSSEACSSKASLQISSLTRNRKSRRTPSYSDLTVSNRVTSANRHKNNGKDSFAVWQKVERNDKIISKAGHSSNLPIQEKSAHENSNKGVYDDRTRNRAKHNHNRKACKQESPNGTVELESTKEEQDALDSCQTFSGPIYKKQAPFLRQQRSSSSKQGSQLSRNYYTPRNSIPKVPKDSLQQEELPVLQLVHTNDIGDRSTSIFCSAGEVVLTGDCSNCPTEGNESSQSGIDVAPSVSCNLVPDLTLQAASDDSHISDPYSLCPQDKGVYTSWSSNNSCTDPCAAEIEEVRCVKLTTEGNSQESCKWYSAAGHLSQKWVPVGKKEASSVIHLDISEASVVEGIVSANDISDSVGPVSANGEDSKLASEMTPKLNSSEHVDLRSQAYNVIETGYSKIKEAISCVYTAQQRAEDIQLRIGRPLADFEHFVNSASPVLHCNPCPAGCKSYLQKCVEDGLCFHQTPYITLRSVWQWYEEPGCYGLEVKAQDFRRSKGLWNSHCQFTTYFVPYLSAVQLFRQTKRTNGGSIVKETMDRDMPCETSPYENLPPIFAKLLPQQSNPTNRSSTLHTEDDEQLKSGELIFEFFESEQPYSRRQLFDKVNELIAGVKSVNGQIFGDPKGLELSLHDLHPASWYCVAWYPIYRIPDGKLQAAFLTYHSLGHWIRRSSSADEAVVLPVIGLQSYNDKAERWFEMRKSDSEGGEPAELQYSEASEVLKERVRALNEAAAGMSRAKVVKNGPIMSRNRHPDYEFFLSRYR, from the exons ATGCCGTGTGCACTTGAAGTAATTGACTCAAGGGTACAGAGCACATCACATATTCAGTGCAACAGATCATTAGACCAGAATATTGGCAGCCACTTTTCAAAG ggctATCTGATATGTAAACCTGTTTCTGTTCATCCAAGGAACGG GGACACTGCATTAACAATAGTTCCGCTAGGGCATGATTCAGATTGGAAATCAGCACCATTTTTTTCTGACAATCAAGAGGTCAACAAGGTAATCTCTTTGACATCAGGAGATCTGGGTACAGAGGGCCTTGAGTTATTATCTGCACAGCCAAGACTACCTTATTGCTTAGGCCAGCTGAATGAAAGGAACATGCATGATCAGGATGATTCTTCTAAACCAGTTTCCATTGGAAACCCATGCGGAGGAAGCAACTTAAGTCAATCTCGACAAAGGAAAACCATCTGCAATTCATCGGTAGCAGTCCCCCCCTGCCATGTGGTTGCAAAGAAGTTCTCCCAACCTGTCACTACCATTCTGAGATCTGATTCTGATATTTTGCATGATGATGAAAAGCCTCCAAAAAGGAGTTatagaaagaaaggaaacaagAAACGGAAACATCACGGGCGAACGACCCGTAAAAAGCTGAATTTGGCATCAGGAATCACTTTTGACGAGAATACTTATGGTGTTTCTCCTGTGGAGGTACTTCCGACCAATTTACTGGTTGATAAGTTTTCAGAGATCACATCCTCTGCTAGCTTGTTGGTTAAAAAAGCCCATTTGGGTGGtgagaacaacaacaactatgTGGAATGTGGTACTATGTTGAATTTATGTACATTAGGAACTGATGAGATGGATGGTTCTGAATGTGCTGGTTCATCTAATGATGCTGCCAGAGCGAGATTAAGCTGCACTTGTGTTCCTTACTTGAATGATGAATCAAATACTACTGATTCTTCAGAATTTGATGGATCCACTTTCACTGAACGTGGCTCGGGAGAAGAAAGCAAAAGCTACCAGAAGTTACCGTGTGCCTGTGTTTATAACCCAGATCATGCAACCATAGATTCCTTCTCTAGCAAGTGGAGCAATGACAACAGTGGGAACTACAGTGTCCATGTTGGGGCTAGTTTAACTATGAAAGATGAAAATAGTCACGATCATTCTCAACTGGTGGCTTCCACAGGGCTGAATGGTGCGAGGAAGTGCCAGCTGATAAGGTCACATCTCAGTGCTACTCATGCTGAAGATACCAACAATCCTTTAGAGAGCAGATCTTGTTCCTCTAAGGATGTTACTGATAGTTGTAGTCATACTGAAAGAGTTCAGTGCAGCAGTGAGGCCTGCAGCAGTAAGGCCTCTCTTCAAATTAGTTCACTGACGAGGAACAGAAAATCAAGAAGAACACCGAGCTACAGTGATCTAACTGTATCTAACAGAGTAACGAGCGCTAATAGGCACAAGAATAATGGCAAAGATAGTTTTGCTGTGTGGCAGAAAGTAGAAAGAAATGACAAAATCATATCTAAAGCAGGACATTCAAGTAATTTACCTATTCAGGAAAAGAGTGCACATGAGAACAGTAACAAGGGTGTATATGATGATCGAACAAGAAATCGGGCAAAACATAATCATAATAGGAAAGCATGCAAACAGGAGTCCCCAAATGGGACAGTTGAACTGGAGTCTACCAAAGAAGAACAAGATGCATTGGATTCATGCCAAACATTTTCCGGACCCATATATAAGAAGCAAGCGCCCTTCCTACGCCAGCAAAGGAGCTCTTCTTCAAAACAAGGGTCTCAGTTATCAAGAAACTACTATACTCCTAGGAACAGCATCCCCAAAGTGCCTAAGGATTCCCTGCAGCAAGAAGAATTGCCGGTGCTGCAGCTAGTTCATACCAATGACATCGGTGATAGATCAACCTCAATTTTTTGTTCAGCTGGTGAAGTTGTTCTAACTGGAGATTGCAGCAACTGTCCAACTGAGGGAAATGAGAGTTCACAATCTGGTATTGATGTAGCTCCATCAGTATCTTGCAACTTGGTTCCAGACTTGACGCTACAAGCTGCTTCCGATGATTCCCACATATCAGATCCTTACTCTTTATGTCCTCAAGACAAGGGTGTATACACCAGTTGGAGCTCCAATAACTCGTGCACAGATCCTTGCGCTGCAGAAATCGAGGAAGTTCGATGTGTGAAGCTAACAACAGAGGGTAATTCTCAAGAATCCTGTAAGTGGTATTCTGCTGCTGGACACCTGTCACAGAAATGGGTTCCTGTTGGAAAGAAAGAGGCGTCTAGTGTCATCCATTTAGACATCTCAGAGGCTTCTGTTGTTGAAGGTATAGTTTCAGCTAATGATATTTCTGATTCAGTTGGTCCTGTATCAGCAAATGGTGAAGATAGCAAATTAGCTAGTGAAATGACTCCTAAACTAAACTCATCTGAACATGTCGATTTAAGAAGCCAAGCATATAATGTAATTGAGACTGGTTACAGCAAGataaaagaagccatcagttgTGTTTACACGGCACAGCAACGAGCAGAAGACATCCAACTTCGCATCGGTAGGCCTCTTGCGgattttgaacattttgttaaCTCTGCTTCTCCAGTTTTGCACTGTAACCCTTGCCCTGCTGGCTGTAAATCATACTTGCAAAAATGCGTGGAGGATGGTTTATGTTTCCATCAGACTCCATACATCACTCTAAGAAGTGTCTGGCAGTGGTACGAAGAGCCTGGCTGCTATGGTTTGGAAGTAAAGGCACAAGATTTCCGTAGATCCAAAGGGTTGTGGAATAGTCATTGCCAGTTTACTACCTATTTCGTGCCATATCTATCTGCTGTTCAACTTTTCAGACAGACTAAAAGAACCAATGGTGGAAGCATTGTTAAGGAAACAATGGATAGGGATATGCCATGTGAAACATCTCCGTATGAGAATCTGCCCCCTATATTTGCAAAGCTTCTGCCGCAACAATCTAATCCAACAAACAGGTCGTCTACATTGCATACTGAAGATGATGAACAGCTAAAAAGTGGCGAGctcatatttgaattttttgaATCTGAACAACCATATTCGCGGCGACAGTTATTTGACAA GGTAAATGAGCTGATTGCTGGTGTGAAATCTGTGAATGGCCAAATATTTGGAGACCCAAAGGGTTTGGAGCTGAGCCTGCATGATCTCCATCCAGCCTCTTG GTATTGTGTTGCATGGTATCCTATATACCGCATACCAGATGGTAAATTGCAGGCTGCATTCTTGACATATCATTCTCTTGGGCACTGGATTCGGCGGAGTAGCTCAGCAGACGAGGCTGTTGTTTTGCCTGTCATAGGCCTGCAGTCTTACAATGACAAG GCGGAGCGGTGGTTTGAGATGAGGAAATCCGACTCTGAAGGTGGTGAGCCAGCAGAGTTGCAGTATAGCGAAGCATCGGAGGTTCTGAAGGAGAGGGTGCGCGCCTTGAATGAGGCTGCAGCGGGGATGTCCAGGGCCAAGGTGGTGAAGAATGGGCCGATCATGAGCAGAAACAGGCACCCGGATTACGAGTTCTTCCTTTCACGGTACCGATAG
- the LOC117852479 gene encoding uncharacterized protein isoform X2, producing the protein MPCALEVIDSRVQSTSHIQCNRSLDQNIGSHFSKGYLICKPVSVHPRNGDTALTIVPLGHDSDWKSAPFFSDNQEVNKVISLTSGDLGTEGLELLSAQPRLPYCLGQLNERNMHDQDDSSKPVSIGNPCGGSNLSQSRQRKTICNSSVAVPPCHVVAKKFSQPVTTILRSDSDILHDDEKPPKRSYRKKGNKKRKHHGRTTRKKLNLASGITFDENTYGVSPVEVLPTNLLVDKFSEITSSASLLVKKAHLGGENNNNYVECGTMLNLCTLGTDEMDGSECAGSSNDAARARLSCTCVPYLNDESNTTDSSEFDGSTFTERGSGEESKSYQKLPCACVYNPDHATIDSFSSKWSNDNSGNYSVHVGASLTMKDENSHDHSQLVASTGLNGARKCQLIRSHLSATHAEDTNNPLESRSCSSKDVTDSCSHTERVQCSSEACSSKASLQISSLTRNRKSRRTPSYSDLTVSNRVTSANRHKNNGKDSFAVWQKVERNDKIISKAGHSSNLPIQEKSAHENSNKGVYDDRTRNRAKHNHNRKACKQESPNGTVELESTKEEQDALDSCQTFSGPIYKKQAPFLRQQRSSSSKQGSQLSRNYYTPRNSIPKVPKDSLQQEELPVLQLVHTNDIGDRSTSIFCSAGEVVLTGDCSNCPTEGNESSQSGIDVAPSVSCNLVPDLTLQAASDDSHISDPYSLCPQDKGVYTSWSSNNSCTDPCAAEIEEVRCVKLTTEGNSQESCKWYSAAGHLSQKWVPVGKKEASSVIHLDISEASVVEGIVSANDISDSVGPVSANGEDSKLASEMTPKLNSSEHVDLRSQAYNVIETGYSKIKEAISCVYTAQQRAEDIQLRIGRPLADFEHFVNSASPVLHCNPCPAGCKSYLQKCVEDGLCFHQTPYITLRSVWQWYEEPGCYGLEVKAQDFRRSKGLWNSHCQFTTYFVPYLSAVQLFRQTKRTNGGSIVKETMDRDMPCETSPYENLPPIFAKLLPQQSNPTNRSSTLHTEDDEQLKSGELIFEFFESEQPYSRRQLFDKYCVAWYPIYRIPDGKLQAAFLTYHSLGHWIRRSSSADEAVVLPVIGLQSYNDKAERWFEMRKSDSEGGEPAELQYSEASEVLKERVRALNEAAAGMSRAKVVKNGPIMSRNRHPDYEFFLSRYR; encoded by the exons ATGCCGTGTGCACTTGAAGTAATTGACTCAAGGGTACAGAGCACATCACATATTCAGTGCAACAGATCATTAGACCAGAATATTGGCAGCCACTTTTCAAAG ggctATCTGATATGTAAACCTGTTTCTGTTCATCCAAGGAACGG GGACACTGCATTAACAATAGTTCCGCTAGGGCATGATTCAGATTGGAAATCAGCACCATTTTTTTCTGACAATCAAGAGGTCAACAAGGTAATCTCTTTGACATCAGGAGATCTGGGTACAGAGGGCCTTGAGTTATTATCTGCACAGCCAAGACTACCTTATTGCTTAGGCCAGCTGAATGAAAGGAACATGCATGATCAGGATGATTCTTCTAAACCAGTTTCCATTGGAAACCCATGCGGAGGAAGCAACTTAAGTCAATCTCGACAAAGGAAAACCATCTGCAATTCATCGGTAGCAGTCCCCCCCTGCCATGTGGTTGCAAAGAAGTTCTCCCAACCTGTCACTACCATTCTGAGATCTGATTCTGATATTTTGCATGATGATGAAAAGCCTCCAAAAAGGAGTTatagaaagaaaggaaacaagAAACGGAAACATCACGGGCGAACGACCCGTAAAAAGCTGAATTTGGCATCAGGAATCACTTTTGACGAGAATACTTATGGTGTTTCTCCTGTGGAGGTACTTCCGACCAATTTACTGGTTGATAAGTTTTCAGAGATCACATCCTCTGCTAGCTTGTTGGTTAAAAAAGCCCATTTGGGTGGtgagaacaacaacaactatgTGGAATGTGGTACTATGTTGAATTTATGTACATTAGGAACTGATGAGATGGATGGTTCTGAATGTGCTGGTTCATCTAATGATGCTGCCAGAGCGAGATTAAGCTGCACTTGTGTTCCTTACTTGAATGATGAATCAAATACTACTGATTCTTCAGAATTTGATGGATCCACTTTCACTGAACGTGGCTCGGGAGAAGAAAGCAAAAGCTACCAGAAGTTACCGTGTGCCTGTGTTTATAACCCAGATCATGCAACCATAGATTCCTTCTCTAGCAAGTGGAGCAATGACAACAGTGGGAACTACAGTGTCCATGTTGGGGCTAGTTTAACTATGAAAGATGAAAATAGTCACGATCATTCTCAACTGGTGGCTTCCACAGGGCTGAATGGTGCGAGGAAGTGCCAGCTGATAAGGTCACATCTCAGTGCTACTCATGCTGAAGATACCAACAATCCTTTAGAGAGCAGATCTTGTTCCTCTAAGGATGTTACTGATAGTTGTAGTCATACTGAAAGAGTTCAGTGCAGCAGTGAGGCCTGCAGCAGTAAGGCCTCTCTTCAAATTAGTTCACTGACGAGGAACAGAAAATCAAGAAGAACACCGAGCTACAGTGATCTAACTGTATCTAACAGAGTAACGAGCGCTAATAGGCACAAGAATAATGGCAAAGATAGTTTTGCTGTGTGGCAGAAAGTAGAAAGAAATGACAAAATCATATCTAAAGCAGGACATTCAAGTAATTTACCTATTCAGGAAAAGAGTGCACATGAGAACAGTAACAAGGGTGTATATGATGATCGAACAAGAAATCGGGCAAAACATAATCATAATAGGAAAGCATGCAAACAGGAGTCCCCAAATGGGACAGTTGAACTGGAGTCTACCAAAGAAGAACAAGATGCATTGGATTCATGCCAAACATTTTCCGGACCCATATATAAGAAGCAAGCGCCCTTCCTACGCCAGCAAAGGAGCTCTTCTTCAAAACAAGGGTCTCAGTTATCAAGAAACTACTATACTCCTAGGAACAGCATCCCCAAAGTGCCTAAGGATTCCCTGCAGCAAGAAGAATTGCCGGTGCTGCAGCTAGTTCATACCAATGACATCGGTGATAGATCAACCTCAATTTTTTGTTCAGCTGGTGAAGTTGTTCTAACTGGAGATTGCAGCAACTGTCCAACTGAGGGAAATGAGAGTTCACAATCTGGTATTGATGTAGCTCCATCAGTATCTTGCAACTTGGTTCCAGACTTGACGCTACAAGCTGCTTCCGATGATTCCCACATATCAGATCCTTACTCTTTATGTCCTCAAGACAAGGGTGTATACACCAGTTGGAGCTCCAATAACTCGTGCACAGATCCTTGCGCTGCAGAAATCGAGGAAGTTCGATGTGTGAAGCTAACAACAGAGGGTAATTCTCAAGAATCCTGTAAGTGGTATTCTGCTGCTGGACACCTGTCACAGAAATGGGTTCCTGTTGGAAAGAAAGAGGCGTCTAGTGTCATCCATTTAGACATCTCAGAGGCTTCTGTTGTTGAAGGTATAGTTTCAGCTAATGATATTTCTGATTCAGTTGGTCCTGTATCAGCAAATGGTGAAGATAGCAAATTAGCTAGTGAAATGACTCCTAAACTAAACTCATCTGAACATGTCGATTTAAGAAGCCAAGCATATAATGTAATTGAGACTGGTTACAGCAAGataaaagaagccatcagttgTGTTTACACGGCACAGCAACGAGCAGAAGACATCCAACTTCGCATCGGTAGGCCTCTTGCGgattttgaacattttgttaaCTCTGCTTCTCCAGTTTTGCACTGTAACCCTTGCCCTGCTGGCTGTAAATCATACTTGCAAAAATGCGTGGAGGATGGTTTATGTTTCCATCAGACTCCATACATCACTCTAAGAAGTGTCTGGCAGTGGTACGAAGAGCCTGGCTGCTATGGTTTGGAAGTAAAGGCACAAGATTTCCGTAGATCCAAAGGGTTGTGGAATAGTCATTGCCAGTTTACTACCTATTTCGTGCCATATCTATCTGCTGTTCAACTTTTCAGACAGACTAAAAGAACCAATGGTGGAAGCATTGTTAAGGAAACAATGGATAGGGATATGCCATGTGAAACATCTCCGTATGAGAATCTGCCCCCTATATTTGCAAAGCTTCTGCCGCAACAATCTAATCCAACAAACAGGTCGTCTACATTGCATACTGAAGATGATGAACAGCTAAAAAGTGGCGAGctcatatttgaattttttgaATCTGAACAACCATATTCGCGGCGACAGTTATTTGACAA GTATTGTGTTGCATGGTATCCTATATACCGCATACCAGATGGTAAATTGCAGGCTGCATTCTTGACATATCATTCTCTTGGGCACTGGATTCGGCGGAGTAGCTCAGCAGACGAGGCTGTTGTTTTGCCTGTCATAGGCCTGCAGTCTTACAATGACAAG GCGGAGCGGTGGTTTGAGATGAGGAAATCCGACTCTGAAGGTGGTGAGCCAGCAGAGTTGCAGTATAGCGAAGCATCGGAGGTTCTGAAGGAGAGGGTGCGCGCCTTGAATGAGGCTGCAGCGGGGATGTCCAGGGCCAAGGTGGTGAAGAATGGGCCGATCATGAGCAGAAACAGGCACCCGGATTACGAGTTCTTCCTTTCACGGTACCGATAG
- the LOC117852479 gene encoding uncharacterized protein isoform X3, giving the protein MHDQDDSSKPVSIGNPCGGSNLSQSRQRKTICNSSVAVPPCHVVAKKFSQPVTTILRSDSDILHDDEKPPKRSYRKKGNKKRKHHGRTTRKKLNLASGITFDENTYGVSPVEVLPTNLLVDKFSEITSSASLLVKKAHLGGENNNNYVECGTMLNLCTLGTDEMDGSECAGSSNDAARARLSCTCVPYLNDESNTTDSSEFDGSTFTERGSGEESKSYQKLPCACVYNPDHATIDSFSSKWSNDNSGNYSVHVGASLTMKDENSHDHSQLVASTGLNGARKCQLIRSHLSATHAEDTNNPLESRSCSSKDVTDSCSHTERVQCSSEACSSKASLQISSLTRNRKSRRTPSYSDLTVSNRVTSANRHKNNGKDSFAVWQKVERNDKIISKAGHSSNLPIQEKSAHENSNKGVYDDRTRNRAKHNHNRKACKQESPNGTVELESTKEEQDALDSCQTFSGPIYKKQAPFLRQQRSSSSKQGSQLSRNYYTPRNSIPKVPKDSLQQEELPVLQLVHTNDIGDRSTSIFCSAGEVVLTGDCSNCPTEGNESSQSGIDVAPSVSCNLVPDLTLQAASDDSHISDPYSLCPQDKGVYTSWSSNNSCTDPCAAEIEEVRCVKLTTEGNSQESCKWYSAAGHLSQKWVPVGKKEASSVIHLDISEASVVEGIVSANDISDSVGPVSANGEDSKLASEMTPKLNSSEHVDLRSQAYNVIETGYSKIKEAISCVYTAQQRAEDIQLRIGRPLADFEHFVNSASPVLHCNPCPAGCKSYLQKCVEDGLCFHQTPYITLRSVWQWYEEPGCYGLEVKAQDFRRSKGLWNSHCQFTTYFVPYLSAVQLFRQTKRTNGGSIVKETMDRDMPCETSPYENLPPIFAKLLPQQSNPTNRSSTLHTEDDEQLKSGELIFEFFESEQPYSRRQLFDKVNELIAGVKSVNGQIFGDPKGLELSLHDLHPASWYCVAWYPIYRIPDGKLQAAFLTYHSLGHWIRRSSSADEAVVLPVIGLQSYNDKAERWFEMRKSDSEGGEPAELQYSEASEVLKERVRALNEAAAGMSRAKVVKNGPIMSRNRHPDYEFFLSRYR; this is encoded by the exons ATGCATGATCAGGATGATTCTTCTAAACCAGTTTCCATTGGAAACCCATGCGGAGGAAGCAACTTAAGTCAATCTCGACAAAGGAAAACCATCTGCAATTCATCGGTAGCAGTCCCCCCCTGCCATGTGGTTGCAAAGAAGTTCTCCCAACCTGTCACTACCATTCTGAGATCTGATTCTGATATTTTGCATGATGATGAAAAGCCTCCAAAAAGGAGTTatagaaagaaaggaaacaagAAACGGAAACATCACGGGCGAACGACCCGTAAAAAGCTGAATTTGGCATCAGGAATCACTTTTGACGAGAATACTTATGGTGTTTCTCCTGTGGAGGTACTTCCGACCAATTTACTGGTTGATAAGTTTTCAGAGATCACATCCTCTGCTAGCTTGTTGGTTAAAAAAGCCCATTTGGGTGGtgagaacaacaacaactatgTGGAATGTGGTACTATGTTGAATTTATGTACATTAGGAACTGATGAGATGGATGGTTCTGAATGTGCTGGTTCATCTAATGATGCTGCCAGAGCGAGATTAAGCTGCACTTGTGTTCCTTACTTGAATGATGAATCAAATACTACTGATTCTTCAGAATTTGATGGATCCACTTTCACTGAACGTGGCTCGGGAGAAGAAAGCAAAAGCTACCAGAAGTTACCGTGTGCCTGTGTTTATAACCCAGATCATGCAACCATAGATTCCTTCTCTAGCAAGTGGAGCAATGACAACAGTGGGAACTACAGTGTCCATGTTGGGGCTAGTTTAACTATGAAAGATGAAAATAGTCACGATCATTCTCAACTGGTGGCTTCCACAGGGCTGAATGGTGCGAGGAAGTGCCAGCTGATAAGGTCACATCTCAGTGCTACTCATGCTGAAGATACCAACAATCCTTTAGAGAGCAGATCTTGTTCCTCTAAGGATGTTACTGATAGTTGTAGTCATACTGAAAGAGTTCAGTGCAGCAGTGAGGCCTGCAGCAGTAAGGCCTCTCTTCAAATTAGTTCACTGACGAGGAACAGAAAATCAAGAAGAACACCGAGCTACAGTGATCTAACTGTATCTAACAGAGTAACGAGCGCTAATAGGCACAAGAATAATGGCAAAGATAGTTTTGCTGTGTGGCAGAAAGTAGAAAGAAATGACAAAATCATATCTAAAGCAGGACATTCAAGTAATTTACCTATTCAGGAAAAGAGTGCACATGAGAACAGTAACAAGGGTGTATATGATGATCGAACAAGAAATCGGGCAAAACATAATCATAATAGGAAAGCATGCAAACAGGAGTCCCCAAATGGGACAGTTGAACTGGAGTCTACCAAAGAAGAACAAGATGCATTGGATTCATGCCAAACATTTTCCGGACCCATATATAAGAAGCAAGCGCCCTTCCTACGCCAGCAAAGGAGCTCTTCTTCAAAACAAGGGTCTCAGTTATCAAGAAACTACTATACTCCTAGGAACAGCATCCCCAAAGTGCCTAAGGATTCCCTGCAGCAAGAAGAATTGCCGGTGCTGCAGCTAGTTCATACCAATGACATCGGTGATAGATCAACCTCAATTTTTTGTTCAGCTGGTGAAGTTGTTCTAACTGGAGATTGCAGCAACTGTCCAACTGAGGGAAATGAGAGTTCACAATCTGGTATTGATGTAGCTCCATCAGTATCTTGCAACTTGGTTCCAGACTTGACGCTACAAGCTGCTTCCGATGATTCCCACATATCAGATCCTTACTCTTTATGTCCTCAAGACAAGGGTGTATACACCAGTTGGAGCTCCAATAACTCGTGCACAGATCCTTGCGCTGCAGAAATCGAGGAAGTTCGATGTGTGAAGCTAACAACAGAGGGTAATTCTCAAGAATCCTGTAAGTGGTATTCTGCTGCTGGACACCTGTCACAGAAATGGGTTCCTGTTGGAAAGAAAGAGGCGTCTAGTGTCATCCATTTAGACATCTCAGAGGCTTCTGTTGTTGAAGGTATAGTTTCAGCTAATGATATTTCTGATTCAGTTGGTCCTGTATCAGCAAATGGTGAAGATAGCAAATTAGCTAGTGAAATGACTCCTAAACTAAACTCATCTGAACATGTCGATTTAAGAAGCCAAGCATATAATGTAATTGAGACTGGTTACAGCAAGataaaagaagccatcagttgTGTTTACACGGCACAGCAACGAGCAGAAGACATCCAACTTCGCATCGGTAGGCCTCTTGCGgattttgaacattttgttaaCTCTGCTTCTCCAGTTTTGCACTGTAACCCTTGCCCTGCTGGCTGTAAATCATACTTGCAAAAATGCGTGGAGGATGGTTTATGTTTCCATCAGACTCCATACATCACTCTAAGAAGTGTCTGGCAGTGGTACGAAGAGCCTGGCTGCTATGGTTTGGAAGTAAAGGCACAAGATTTCCGTAGATCCAAAGGGTTGTGGAATAGTCATTGCCAGTTTACTACCTATTTCGTGCCATATCTATCTGCTGTTCAACTTTTCAGACAGACTAAAAGAACCAATGGTGGAAGCATTGTTAAGGAAACAATGGATAGGGATATGCCATGTGAAACATCTCCGTATGAGAATCTGCCCCCTATATTTGCAAAGCTTCTGCCGCAACAATCTAATCCAACAAACAGGTCGTCTACATTGCATACTGAAGATGATGAACAGCTAAAAAGTGGCGAGctcatatttgaattttttgaATCTGAACAACCATATTCGCGGCGACAGTTATTTGACAA GGTAAATGAGCTGATTGCTGGTGTGAAATCTGTGAATGGCCAAATATTTGGAGACCCAAAGGGTTTGGAGCTGAGCCTGCATGATCTCCATCCAGCCTCTTG GTATTGTGTTGCATGGTATCCTATATACCGCATACCAGATGGTAAATTGCAGGCTGCATTCTTGACATATCATTCTCTTGGGCACTGGATTCGGCGGAGTAGCTCAGCAGACGAGGCTGTTGTTTTGCCTGTCATAGGCCTGCAGTCTTACAATGACAAG GCGGAGCGGTGGTTTGAGATGAGGAAATCCGACTCTGAAGGTGGTGAGCCAGCAGAGTTGCAGTATAGCGAAGCATCGGAGGTTCTGAAGGAGAGGGTGCGCGCCTTGAATGAGGCTGCAGCGGGGATGTCCAGGGCCAAGGTGGTGAAGAATGGGCCGATCATGAGCAGAAACAGGCACCCGGATTACGAGTTCTTCCTTTCACGGTACCGATAG